In a genomic window of Allomeiothermus silvanus DSM 9946:
- the tpiA gene encoding triose-phosphate isomerase: MRRTLVAGNWKMHKTPTEAKAWFQELLRRMPPVSAEPALMVPFTALAAAQEILAGTGVAYGAQDVSAHLEGAYTGEVSARMLEDLGCTYTIVGHSERRQYHGESDTLVAQKAKRLLEHSITPILCVGEPIAAREAGNAVAYTLSQLEGSLEGVEPGSPDRLVIAYEPVWAIGTGKTATPQDAEAMHGEIRSWLAGRYSPGFAEGVRVLYGGSVKPDNAAALFRQPNIDGGLVGGASLQLDDYLKLLEAAR; the protein is encoded by the coding sequence AGCTGCTCCGCCGGATGCCCCCAGTCTCGGCTGAACCCGCGCTGATGGTCCCGTTTACCGCGCTTGCGGCGGCGCAGGAAATCCTTGCGGGCACGGGCGTGGCCTACGGGGCTCAGGATGTCTCAGCCCACCTCGAGGGCGCCTACACCGGGGAGGTCTCGGCCCGGATGCTCGAGGATCTGGGCTGCACCTACACCATCGTCGGCCACTCCGAGCGGCGGCAGTACCACGGAGAATCCGACACTTTGGTGGCGCAGAAGGCCAAGCGTTTGCTCGAGCACAGCATCACCCCCATTCTCTGCGTGGGCGAGCCCATCGCGGCACGCGAAGCGGGCAACGCGGTGGCCTACACGCTCTCCCAGCTCGAGGGCAGCCTGGAGGGAGTCGAGCCGGGCTCCCCCGATCGCTTGGTCATCGCTTACGAGCCGGTCTGGGCCATCGGGACGGGAAAGACCGCTACCCCTCAGGATGCCGAGGCTATGCACGGGGAGATCCGAAGCTGGCTAGCCGGGCGCTACAGTCCCGGGTTTGCCGAGGGGGTGCGGGTGCTCTACGGGGGCTCGGTCAAGCCGGACAATGCCGCGGCCCTTTTCCGCCAGCCCAACATCGACGGCGGGCTTGTAGGCGGGGCGAGTCTGCAACTCGACGATTACCTAAAGCTGCTCGAGGCCGCCAGGTAA